In Firmicutes bacterium ASF500, a single genomic region encodes these proteins:
- a CDS encoding Decaprenyl-phosphate phosphoribosyltransferase, translated as MKKNLRPLELVKLMRPKHYIKNFLIFVSITFNRDLFNPAVLGQVMLGFAAFCLLTSAVYVVNDIRDVESDRQHEVKRSRPIAAGAVPIPAAWVLAGGLLAAALTIQLAAFGNRGESLLLMGAYFAVNMGYSLGLKHVPFLDIVLLVLGFVLRVLYGAAIVGSVTSAWVYLTVFALSFYLGLGKRRNELKKTRDSGGNTRRVLQYYSYEFLDKFMYLCLTLAVTFYALWSADGEITAKYGTDKLIWTVPLVIIILMKYSADIESDSFGDPVDVVMHDKVLLGLSALLGLAVVALIYLPGL; from the coding sequence ATGAAAAAAAACCTTCGCCCGCTGGAGCTGGTCAAGCTCATGAGGCCCAAGCACTATATTAAAAACTTTCTAATCTTTGTTTCCATCACCTTCAACCGGGACCTGTTCAACCCCGCCGTGCTGGGACAGGTCATGCTGGGGTTTGCCGCCTTCTGCCTGCTCACCTCGGCGGTGTATGTGGTCAACGACATCCGGGATGTGGAGTCTGACCGCCAGCACGAGGTCAAGCGGAGCCGGCCCATCGCCGCCGGGGCGGTGCCCATCCCGGCGGCCTGGGTCCTGGCGGGGGGACTGCTGGCCGCCGCCCTGACCATCCAGCTGGCCGCCTTCGGCAACCGGGGGGAGAGCTTGCTGCTGATGGGGGCCTATTTCGCCGTCAACATGGGCTACAGCCTGGGGCTGAAGCACGTCCCCTTCCTGGACATCGTGCTGCTGGTGCTGGGCTTCGTCCTCCGGGTGCTCTACGGAGCGGCTATCGTGGGCTCGGTCACCTCGGCCTGGGTCTACCTCACCGTTTTCGCCCTGTCCTTCTATCTGGGCCTGGGCAAGCGGCGCAACGAGCTGAAAAAGACCAGGGACAGCGGCGGGAACACCCGAAGGGTGCTGCAATATTACTCCTATGAATTCCTGGATAAATTTATGTATCTCTGCCTCACCCTGGCCGTCACCTTCTACGCCCTGTGGAGCGCCGACGGGGAGATCACCGCCAAATACGGCACCGACAAGCTGATCTGGACCGTCCCCCTGGTCATCATCATTTTGATGAAGTACAGCGCTGACATCGAGTCCGACTCCTTCGGCGACCCGGTGGACGTGGTCATGCACGACAAGGTGCTGCTGGGGCTGTCCGCCCTGCTGGGGCTGGCGGTAGTGGCGCTGATCTATCTGCCCGGGCTGTAA
- the arnE_1 gene encoding 4-amino-4-deoxy-L-arabinose-phosphoundecaprenol flippase subunit ArnE, whose product MIWLSVLTMTLIGALGAFFLKAGMDRVDSLSDLFRTPKIYLGGCCYLAGAALNILLLRLMDYSVLYPMTALTYIWSMLLSTAFLGERITKQKLIGVAAILAGVFILSR is encoded by the coding sequence ATGATCTGGCTGTCTGTTTTGACTATGACCCTCATCGGGGCGCTGGGCGCATTTTTCCTCAAGGCCGGAATGGACCGGGTGGACAGCCTGTCCGACCTGTTCCGGACCCCGAAGATCTACCTGGGCGGCTGCTGCTACCTGGCCGGGGCCGCACTCAATATTCTCCTGCTCCGCCTTATGGACTACTCCGTTCTCTACCCCATGACCGCCCTCACCTACATCTGGTCTATGCTCCTCTCCACCGCTTTCCTGGGCGAGCGGATCACCAAACAAAAGCTCATCGGCGTCGCCGCCATCCTGGCCGGCGTGTTCATCCTGTCACGCTGA
- the proS gene encoding Proline--tRNA ligase has product MANENKKQVEQITDMEADFAQWYTDVCTKAELIDYSSIKGMFIYRPYGYAIWENIQKELDAKFKETGHENVYLPILIPEGLLQKEKDHVEGFTPECAWVTYGGSEKLEERYCIRPTSETLFCEHYKNIIHSHRDLPKLYNQWNSVLRWEKTSRPFLRHREFLWQEGHTMHLDEEDARRETMQMLEIYADFLENVLAMPVAKGRKTDKEKFNGAEETYTVECMMHDRKALQSGTSHYFGDGFARAFDITYTGKDNQLHHPHQTSWGVSTRVIGGIIMTHGDNSGLVLPPRVAPVQVMVIPVAQHKEGVLEAAAALLKRLQKAGIRAKMDDSDQSMGWKAAQYEMKGVPLRVEIGPKDMEKGQCCICRRDSGEKRFVPLDQMEDDVRWLLDDVHKSLYARAKKNLEDHTRVCLTVEEVKQFMEAEGGFAKTMWCGELDCELKMKEQAGVTSRCMPLDQEHVSDTCVCCGKPAKHSILWGVAY; this is encoded by the coding sequence ATGGCCAACGAAAACAAGAAGCAAGTGGAACAGATTACCGATATGGAGGCGGACTTCGCCCAGTGGTACACCGACGTGTGCACCAAGGCGGAGCTCATCGACTACTCCTCTATCAAGGGCATGTTCATCTACCGCCCCTATGGCTACGCCATCTGGGAGAACATCCAGAAGGAGCTGGACGCCAAATTCAAGGAGACAGGCCACGAGAACGTGTACCTGCCCATCCTGATTCCCGAGGGCCTGCTCCAGAAGGAGAAGGACCATGTGGAGGGCTTCACCCCTGAGTGCGCCTGGGTCACCTACGGCGGCAGCGAGAAGCTGGAGGAGCGGTACTGCATCCGCCCCACCTCGGAGACCCTGTTCTGCGAGCACTATAAAAATATCATCCACTCCCACCGGGACCTGCCTAAGCTGTATAACCAGTGGAACTCGGTACTGCGGTGGGAAAAGACCTCCCGCCCCTTCCTGCGCCACCGGGAGTTCCTGTGGCAGGAGGGCCACACCATGCACCTGGACGAGGAGGACGCCCGCCGGGAGACCATGCAGATGCTGGAAATCTACGCTGATTTCCTGGAGAACGTCCTGGCCATGCCCGTGGCCAAGGGCCGCAAGACCGACAAGGAGAAGTTCAACGGCGCTGAGGAGACCTACACTGTGGAGTGCATGATGCACGACCGCAAGGCCCTCCAGTCGGGCACCAGCCACTATTTCGGCGACGGCTTCGCCAGGGCCTTCGACATCACCTATACCGGCAAGGACAACCAGCTCCACCACCCCCACCAGACCTCCTGGGGGGTGTCCACCCGGGTCATCGGCGGCATCATCATGACCCACGGCGACAACAGCGGCCTGGTCCTGCCCCCCCGCGTCGCCCCCGTCCAGGTCATGGTCATCCCCGTGGCCCAGCACAAGGAGGGCGTCCTGGAGGCCGCCGCCGCCCTGCTGAAGCGGCTGCAAAAGGCCGGTATCCGGGCAAAGATGGACGACTCCGACCAGTCTATGGGCTGGAAGGCCGCCCAGTATGAGATGAAGGGCGTCCCCCTGCGGGTGGAGATCGGCCCCAAGGATATGGAGAAGGGACAGTGCTGCATCTGCCGCCGGGACTCCGGCGAGAAGCGCTTCGTCCCTCTGGACCAGATGGAGGACGACGTGAGATGGCTGCTGGACGATGTCCACAAGAGCCTCTATGCCCGTGCCAAAAAGAACCTGGAGGACCACACCCGGGTGTGCCTCACTGTGGAGGAGGTCAAGCAGTTCATGGAGGCCGAGGGCGGCTTCGCCAAGACCATGTGGTGCGGCGAGCTGGACTGCGAGCTGAAAATGAAGGAGCAGGCCGGCGTCACCTCCCGGTGCATGCCCCTGGACCAGGAGCACGTCTCCGACACCTGCGTCTGCTGCGGCAAGCCCGCCAAGCACTCCATTCTCTGGGGCGTGGCGTACTAA
- the arnE_2 gene encoding 4-amino-4-deoxy-L-arabinose-phosphoundecaprenol flippase subunit ArnE, with protein MKKKNLSTGIALMLASALLTCLGQLCWKLSRESLPFLIAGFALYGCGALLMMAAMRFGELSVLHPMLSAGYALSIILGALVLDEAVTGQKLLGIAVITAGLICLSTSKGAEK; from the coding sequence ATGAAAAAAAAGAACCTGTCAACTGGCATCGCCCTGATGCTGGCCTCCGCCCTGCTCACCTGCCTGGGCCAGCTGTGCTGGAAGCTGTCCCGGGAGTCCCTGCCCTTCCTGATTGCTGGCTTCGCCCTGTACGGCTGCGGGGCTCTGCTGATGATGGCCGCTATGCGCTTTGGAGAGCTGTCTGTCCTCCACCCCATGCTCAGCGCCGGATACGCCCTGTCCATCATATTGGGCGCACTAGTGCTGGATGAGGCCGTTACTGGACAAAAGCTGCTTGGCATCGCGGTCATCACCGCCGGGCTGATATGCCTGAGCACCTCGAAGGGGGCGGAAAAATGA
- a CDS encoding Hydroxypyruvate reductase, giving the protein MKCLIIDVVSPAISEELGKYMQVDTKILPSQAELAGMIGDYEVLIMRVDPAINKEILDAAKNLKVIGVCSVGLNHIDMDTAKAKGIQVFNAPGLNGNAVAELTIAKMLDMSRHTIPACNDVKVGKNWDKYKFVGRELRGKTLGVLGFGRIGQRVGELARAFLMDVVAYDPYLPAEVFEQQHAKSMSIEEVLKVSDFVTIHMPLNDETRNLFNAKSIEGMKDDAVVLNMARGGIVNEQDMYEALKAGKIGGYATDVMENELAAGGLTEGAGFDSPLFGCDNFIVSPHLGAQTVDASRDIGAHIINKVKEALDLK; this is encoded by the coding sequence ATGAAATGTCTCATTATTGACGTCGTCTCCCCCGCGATCTCTGAGGAACTGGGCAAATATATGCAGGTCGATACCAAGATCCTCCCCTCCCAGGCTGAGCTGGCCGGGATGATCGGCGACTACGAGGTTCTGATCATGCGCGTGGACCCCGCCATCAACAAGGAGATCCTGGACGCGGCCAAGAACCTGAAGGTGATCGGCGTGTGCTCCGTGGGCCTGAACCACATCGACATGGACACCGCCAAGGCCAAGGGCATCCAGGTCTTCAACGCCCCCGGCCTCAACGGCAACGCCGTGGCCGAGCTGACCATCGCCAAGATGCTGGACATGTCCCGGCACACCATCCCCGCCTGCAACGACGTGAAGGTGGGCAAGAACTGGGACAAGTATAAGTTTGTGGGCCGCGAGCTGCGGGGCAAGACCCTGGGCGTTCTGGGCTTCGGCCGCATCGGCCAACGGGTGGGCGAGCTGGCCCGGGCTTTCCTGATGGACGTGGTGGCCTACGACCCCTACCTCCCCGCCGAGGTCTTTGAGCAGCAGCACGCCAAGAGCATGTCCATCGAGGAGGTGCTCAAGGTCTCCGACTTTGTCACCATCCACATGCCCCTCAACGACGAGACCCGCAACCTCTTCAACGCCAAGTCCATCGAGGGTATGAAGGACGACGCCGTGGTGCTGAACATGGCCCGGGGCGGCATCGTCAACGAGCAGGATATGTACGAGGCCCTGAAGGCCGGCAAGATTGGCGGCTATGCCACCGACGTTATGGAGAACGAGCTGGCCGCCGGCGGCCTGACCGAGGGTGCTGGCTTCGACTCTCCCCTCTTCGGCTGCGATAACTTCATCGTCTCCCCCCACCTGGGCGCCCAGACCGTGGACGCCTCCCGGGACATTGGCGCCCATATCATCAACAAAGTGAAGGAAGCGCTGGACCTGAAATAA
- the rny gene encoding Ribonuclease Y: MDLILAVVGMIVTLIVGALGGALFGWNRRKVTAEREIKSAEDEATRIVNEAYKSAESKKREALVEAKEEILKAKNEHEKEVKDRRSELQRQENRLQQKEENLDRKTENIEKKEEQLSAKLAKLDATQAEAEKLKQKQVTELERISGLTAEEARNFLLQQLEDDVTHESAMKIKEIEARFKDEADTKAREIISLAIQRCAADHVSEATVSVVPLPNDDMKGRIIGREGRNIRTLETLTGVDLIIDDTPEAITVSCFDPVRKEIARLALEKLILDGRIHPARIEEMVEKAKREVDMVIKSEGERAIFETNVHGLHPELVKLLGRMRYRTSYSQNVLNHSIEVSHLAGLLAAEIGANVTEAKRAGLLHDLGKAIDHEVDGSHVQIGVELARKFRESENVIHAIHAHHNDVEPKTVVACLVQAADAISAARPGARRENLENYIKRLEALEEITSSFNGVEKSFAIQAGREVRIMVKPEVISEDQMVLLARDIAKKIESELQYPGQIKVHLLRETKAIEYAK; the protein is encoded by the coding sequence ATGGACCTAATTTTAGCAGTCGTCGGCATGATCGTCACGCTGATTGTGGGCGCTCTGGGCGGTGCGCTTTTCGGCTGGAACCGCCGGAAGGTCACAGCGGAGCGGGAGATCAAATCCGCCGAGGACGAGGCCACCCGTATTGTCAACGAGGCCTATAAGAGCGCCGAGAGCAAAAAGCGCGAGGCCCTGGTAGAGGCCAAGGAGGAGATCCTCAAGGCCAAGAACGAGCACGAGAAGGAGGTCAAGGACCGCCGCTCCGAGCTCCAGCGCCAGGAAAACCGCCTTCAACAGAAGGAGGAGAACCTGGACCGCAAGACCGAGAACATCGAGAAGAAGGAAGAGCAGCTGTCCGCCAAGCTAGCCAAGCTGGACGCCACCCAGGCCGAGGCGGAGAAGCTGAAGCAGAAGCAGGTCACCGAGCTGGAGCGCATCTCCGGCCTTACCGCCGAGGAGGCCCGGAACTTCCTGCTCCAGCAGCTGGAGGACGACGTGACCCACGAGTCGGCCATGAAAATCAAAGAGATCGAGGCCCGCTTCAAGGACGAGGCCGACACCAAGGCCCGGGAGATCATCTCTCTCGCCATCCAGCGCTGCGCCGCCGACCATGTGTCGGAGGCCACCGTGTCGGTGGTGCCCCTGCCCAACGACGACATGAAGGGCCGGATCATTGGCCGGGAGGGCCGGAACATCCGCACGCTGGAGACCCTCACCGGCGTGGACCTGATTATTGACGACACGCCGGAGGCCATCACCGTCTCCTGCTTCGACCCCGTCCGCAAGGAGATCGCCCGGCTGGCCCTGGAGAAGCTGATCCTGGATGGCCGCATCCACCCCGCCCGCATTGAGGAGATGGTGGAGAAGGCCAAGCGGGAGGTGGACATGGTCATCAAGTCGGAGGGCGAGCGGGCCATCTTTGAGACCAACGTCCACGGCCTGCACCCCGAGCTGGTCAAGCTGCTGGGCCGGATGCGCTACCGCACCAGCTACAGCCAGAACGTGCTGAACCACTCCATAGAGGTGTCCCACCTGGCCGGACTGCTGGCCGCCGAGATCGGCGCCAACGTCACCGAGGCCAAGCGGGCCGGCCTGCTCCACGACCTGGGCAAGGCCATCGACCACGAGGTGGACGGCTCCCACGTTCAGATCGGCGTGGAGCTGGCCCGGAAGTTCCGGGAGAGCGAGAACGTCATTCACGCCATCCACGCCCACCACAACGATGTGGAGCCCAAGACCGTGGTGGCCTGCCTGGTGCAGGCGGCTGACGCCATCTCCGCAGCCCGGCCCGGCGCCCGGCGGGAGAATCTGGAGAACTATATCAAGCGCCTGGAGGCCCTGGAGGAGATTACCTCCTCCTTCAACGGCGTGGAGAAGTCCTTTGCCATTCAGGCCGGCCGCGAGGTGCGGATTATGGTCAAGCCCGAGGTCATCAGCGAGGACCAGATGGTCCTGCTGGCCCGGGACATCGCCAAGAAAATCGAGTCTGAGCTGCAATACCCCGGCCAGATCAAGGTCCACCTTCTGCGGGAGACCAAGGCCATTGAATATGCCAAATAA
- the hcaR gene encoding Hca operon transcriptional activator HcaR, which produces MNFQHLKYFLTVAEELNITRAAERLYISQQSLSNHIANLERELDVKLFTRSPKLSLTYAGGLLVDTATEILDLHRQYLSKVGDINKQYVGALRVGISHTCGLALLPDVLPKFRLEFPQVEFSLSEGNSTQLEDELAHGRTDLIICFQPIIMEGVTTVPLTEQRLMMVVPRTFTGHLFGEQAEEVRKQFAQGADIRAFEAMPFVLIKRGNRTRSIVDQYFRRYYFKPQLILETENTVTTLAMAQAGVGVTICPELFLRALPTPTSGSAGVDLFPLTDPSTYGRLVAGYREGRCLSNFGQRFVELTQEMLRK; this is translated from the coding sequence GTGAACTTTCAACACCTGAAATATTTCCTCACCGTAGCGGAGGAGCTGAACATCACCCGGGCGGCGGAGCGGCTGTATATTTCTCAGCAGTCCCTGTCCAACCACATCGCCAATCTGGAGCGGGAGCTGGACGTGAAGCTGTTCACCCGGTCCCCCAAGCTGTCGCTGACCTACGCGGGGGGACTGCTGGTGGACACCGCCACCGAGATTCTGGACCTGCACCGGCAGTACCTGTCCAAGGTGGGGGACATCAACAAGCAGTACGTGGGGGCCCTGCGGGTGGGCATCTCCCACACCTGCGGGCTGGCCCTTCTGCCCGACGTGCTGCCCAAATTCCGTCTGGAGTTCCCCCAGGTGGAGTTTTCCCTGTCCGAGGGCAACTCCACCCAGCTGGAGGACGAGCTGGCCCACGGCCGGACCGACCTGATTATCTGCTTTCAGCCCATCATCATGGAGGGGGTGACCACCGTCCCCCTGACGGAACAGCGGCTGATGATGGTAGTGCCCAGAACCTTCACCGGCCACCTCTTCGGGGAACAGGCGGAGGAGGTCCGGAAGCAGTTCGCCCAGGGGGCGGACATCCGGGCCTTTGAGGCCATGCCCTTTGTCCTGATTAAGCGGGGCAACCGCACCCGGAGCATCGTAGACCAGTATTTCCGGCGGTACTACTTCAAGCCCCAGCTGATTTTGGAGACGGAGAACACCGTCACCACTTTGGCGATGGCTCAGGCCGGGGTGGGGGTCACCATCTGCCCCGAGCTCTTTCTCCGGGCCCTGCCCACCCCCACCTCCGGCTCCGCAGGAGTGGACCTCTTCCCCCTCACCGACCCCTCCACCTACGGGCGGCTGGTGGCCGGCTACCGGGAGGGCCGCTGTCTGTCCAACTTCGGCCAGCGGTTTGTGGAGCTGACCCAGGAGATGCTGCGGAAATAA